The following proteins are encoded in a genomic region of Actinomadura sp. NAK00032:
- a CDS encoding serine protease, with amino-acid sequence MALHSRRSLLTGVLGALLALPLLALPPLSPPASAVVGGAPASTSAYPWLAAVGSPVFFVRPSGQFCGGALIAPDRVLTAAHCVTLFRSLPGLLTATFGRDDLVGAGGETVGVRSVRLHPRYRETSFQDETVGHHDLAVLTLARPVRRPLAVLGPPGAARAGRIAGWGFTGENDLFNTRLRAADVPLPGDAACRRAYGDAFDPSDMLCAGSATADSCQFDSGGPLLVRGRVAALTSWGHGCAKPGYPGVYARLDSLP; translated from the coding sequence ATGGCCCTCCACTCCCGCCGGTCCCTCCTGACGGGGGTACTCGGCGCGCTGCTGGCGCTCCCGCTCCTGGCCCTTCCCCCGCTGTCTCCTCCCGCGTCCGCCGTCGTGGGCGGCGCCCCCGCCTCGACCTCTGCCTACCCGTGGCTGGCGGCGGTCGGGTCGCCGGTCTTCTTCGTCCGGCCGTCCGGGCAGTTCTGCGGCGGCGCGCTGATCGCGCCGGACCGGGTGCTCACCGCCGCGCACTGCGTCACGCTGTTCCGGTCGCTGCCCGGCCTGCTCACGGCCACCTTCGGCCGGGACGACCTGGTCGGGGCGGGCGGCGAGACGGTCGGGGTGCGGTCGGTGCGGCTGCACCCGCGGTACCGGGAGACCTCGTTCCAGGACGAGACCGTCGGCCACCACGACCTCGCCGTCCTCACGCTCGCGCGGCCGGTGCGCCGCCCGCTCGCCGTCCTCGGCCCGCCCGGCGCGGCCCGCGCGGGGCGCATCGCCGGGTGGGGCTTCACCGGCGAGAACGACCTGTTCAACACCCGGTTGCGGGCGGCGGACGTCCCGCTGCCGGGCGACGCGGCGTGCCGGCGGGCCTACGGCGACGCGTTCGACCCGTCCGACATGCTGTGCGCCGGGTCCGCCACCGCCGACTCGTGCCAGTTCGACAGCGGCGGGCCGCTGCTGGTCCGCGGCCGCGTCGCCGCGCTGACGTCCTGGGGGCACGGCTGCGCGAAACCCGGCTACCCCGGCGTGTACGCGCGGCTCGACTCCCTGCCGTGA
- a CDS encoding NAD-dependent epimerase/dehydratase family protein, with protein sequence MRVLVTGAAGYIGYAVGRRLAAAGHEVDGLVRRDAGLPPGVRAVRGDLLAPDGLPRGPYDGVCHLAALTRVRESFERPLPYFTANVQGTVNLLEAVAADRVVFGSTAAVYGTPERQPIPETEATAPASPYGASKLAAEQAVRYHARTGAIGAVVLRTFNVAGSVDGRIDPDGTRLIPAALAVAAGHAPRLDVNGDGRAVREYLHVDDLAAAYVRALEAVRPGEDRVYNVGSGAGAAVHEVVAAVEEVTGRPVPVRRRPARPEAPVLVCDAAAIRGDLGWRPGRSALPEIIAGSWDALTLADG encoded by the coding sequence ATGCGCGTGCTGGTGACGGGGGCGGCGGGGTACATCGGGTACGCGGTCGGGCGGCGGCTCGCCGCCGCCGGGCACGAGGTCGACGGGCTGGTGCGGCGGGACGCCGGGCTGCCGCCCGGGGTGCGCGCCGTCCGCGGCGACCTGCTCGCCCCGGACGGGCTGCCGCGCGGCCCCTACGACGGCGTGTGCCACCTCGCCGCGCTCACCCGCGTCCGCGAGTCGTTCGAGCGGCCGCTGCCCTACTTCACGGCCAACGTCCAGGGCACGGTGAACCTGCTGGAGGCCGTCGCCGCGGACCGGGTCGTGTTCGGCTCCACGGCGGCGGTGTACGGGACGCCGGAGCGGCAGCCCATCCCCGAGACCGAGGCGACGGCGCCCGCCAGCCCGTACGGGGCGTCGAAGCTGGCCGCCGAGCAGGCCGTCCGGTACCACGCCCGGACGGGCGCGATCGGCGCGGTCGTCCTGCGCACCTTCAACGTCGCCGGGTCGGTGGACGGCCGGATCGACCCCGACGGGACCCGGCTGATCCCGGCCGCCCTCGCCGTGGCCGCCGGGCACGCCCCGCGCCTGGACGTCAACGGCGACGGCCGGGCGGTCCGCGAGTACCTGCACGTGGACGACCTCGCCGCCGCCTACGTGCGGGCGCTGGAGGCGGTCCGCCCCGGCGAGGACCGCGTCTACAACGTCGGCAGCGGCGCCGGCGCCGCCGTCCACGAGGTCGTCGCGGCGGTCGAGGAGGTGACCGGGCGGCCGGTGCCCGTCCGCCGCCGGCCCGCCCGCCCGGAGGCGCCGGTGCTGGTCTGCGACGCCGCCGCGATCCGCGGCGACCTCGGCTGGCGGCCCGGGCGGTCCGCGCTGCCGGAGATCATCGCCGGCTCCTGGGACGCCCTGACCCTCGCGGACGGCTAA